A window of Drosophila subobscura isolate 14011-0131.10 chromosome E, UCBerk_Dsub_1.0, whole genome shotgun sequence contains these coding sequences:
- the LOC117890901 gene encoding extracellular serine/threonine protein kinase four-jointed, with protein MYDIKHLEAGQHQPQPQTQHHPQHPLSDRLSPALSGSATAEQQLTCSVIAASSTRCQGRPQSLGTISRSPIEATHMTLLTLRRRRAFQRRACLLSILAAFVFGMALGVVVPMFGLPDYFTGGSHTPPSPPAVQQQQQQEHQGELERAQRPPSDFPSIYESAALPPYSVAFIKGAGKGGPSAELSAEQVFRNVFHLEQDKNAPDSMIVKKLDTNDGSIKEFHVQRTSSGRYRKGPERRLTKKEERTPSAPATTPSPKHSQAERAGLIDADVFWGSEVERALPKGFAAEDQRTWERYVSGQGQVVRLEHGCGRMQNRMVVFADGTRACARYRQNTDQIQGEIFSYYLGQLLNISNLAPSAATVIDTTTPGWAAALGDITQAQWKERRPVVLTRWLADLEPAGIPQPFQPLERHLNKYDVWNLTRHLQATQQSDLESESKFDVAPGLLKRLGAATSQGPAHQSSMLEETQWQSQSQSQPQTESELESESESESESKSALVQRLIELAQWSDLIVFDYLIANLDRVVNNLYNFQWNADIMAAPAHNLARQVSSQLLVFLDNESGLLHGYRLLKKYEAYHSLLLDNLCVFRRPTIEALQRLRAEGAGRPLRDLFERATSDGVRDVLPSLPDKSIKILMERIDRVLGQVHKCREDLNKGS; from the coding sequence ATGTACGACATCAAGCACCTGGAAGCCGGACAacatcagccacagccacagacacagcaccACCCACAACACCCACTGAGCGACCGCCTGAGCCCAGCACTGAGCGGCTCCGCcacagccgagcagcagctcacCTGCAGTGTCATCGCAGCGTCCTCGACACGCTGTCAGGGCAGGCCCCAGTCCCTGGGGACGATCAGCCGCAGCCCCATCGAAGCCACCCACATGACGCTACTGACATTGCGGCGTCGTCGCGCCTTCCAGCGCCGTGCCTGCCTCCTGAGCATTCTCGCCGCCTTCGTTTTTGGCATGGCGCTGGGCGTGGTGGTGCCCATGTTCGGCCTTCCGGACTACTTTACTGGTGGCAGCCACACGCCTCCATCCCCGccagcagtgcagcagcagcagcagcaggagcatcaaGGGGAGCTCGAGCGAGCGCAGCGTCCGCCCTCGGATTTTCCAAGCATCTACGAGAGCGCAGCTCTACCGCCATACAGTGTGGCCTTTATCAAGGGCGCTGGCAAGGGTGGTCCCAGTGCAGAGCTGAGTGCCGAGCAGGTCTTCCGGAACGTGTTCCATCTGGAGCAGGACAAGAACGCACCGGACTCGATGATCGTGAAGAAACTGGACACGAACGACGGCAGCATCAAGGAGTTCCACGTGCAGCGCACCTCCAGTGGCCGCTACCGCAAGGGTCCCGAGCGGAGACTGACCAAAAAGGAGGAGAGGACGCCGTCTGCACCCGCAACGACGCCCAGCCCCAAGCACTCCCAGGCGGAGAGAGCGGGTCTCATCGATGCAGACGTCTTCTGGGGCTCCGAGGTGGAGCGAGCCCTGCCCAAGGGCTTCGCAGCCGAGGATCAGCGCACCTGGGAGCGCTACGTGTCCGGCCAGGGCCAGGTCGTGCGGCTGGAACACGGCTGCGGCCGCATGCAGAATCGCATGGTGGTGTTCGCCGATGGGACACGCGCCTGCGCTCGCTACCGACAGAACACGGACCAGATCCAGGGCGAGATTTTCAGCTACTACCTCGGCCAACTGCTTAACATCAGCAACCTGGCGCCGAGTGCTGCCACCGTCATCGACACGACGACTCCGGGCTGGGCAGCTGCTCTGGGGGACATCACGCAGGCGCAGTGGAAGGAACGCAGGCCAGTGGTGTTGACGCGCTGGTTGGCGGACCTCGAGCCAGCTGGAATTCCGCAGCCCTTTCAACCGCTCGAGCGGCACCTGAACAAGTACGACGTCTGGAACCTAACGCGGCATCTGCAGGCGACGCAGCAGTCCGATCTGGAGTCGGAGTCAAAGTTTGACGTAGCGCCGGGATTACTCAAGCGGCTGGGGGCTGCCACCTCGCAGGGTCCCGCTCATCAATCAAGCATGCTTGAGGAGACGCAatggcagtcgcagtcgcagtcgcaacCTCAGACCgagtcggagttggagtcggaatcggaatcggaatcggagtCAAAGTCGGCGCTGGTGCAGCGACTAATTGAATTGGCACAATGGTCCGATTTAATCGTCTTCGATTACCTGATCGCGAACCTCGATCGTGTTGTTAATAACTTGTACAACTTTCAATGGAATGCCGACATCATGGCCGCGCCGGCACACAACCTGGCCCGCCAGGTCAGCTCGCAGCTGCTCGTGTTCCTGGACAACGAGAGCGGGTTGCTGCACGGCTATCGTCTGCTGAAGAAGTACGAGGCATACCACAGCCTCCTGCTGGACAACCTGTGCGTCTTTCGGCGTCCCACCATCGAGGCCCTGCAGCGACTGCGGGCGGAGGGCGCGGGACGGCCGCTGCGCGATCTCTTCGAGCGCGCAACCAGCGACGGCGTGCGTGACGTGCTGCCCTCGCTGCCGGATAAATCAATCAAGATACTCATGGAGCGCATCGATCGCGTGCTGGGCCAAGTGCACAAGTGCCGCGAGGACCTTAACAAGGGCAGCTAA
- the LOC117892523 gene encoding uncharacterized protein LOC117892523, which yields MKCSLRGKVLAAVECRQESRQALALTLTTQELEATVNIVGVFELRLSIYGQLKTVTTKNIRLELCHLREQRGKKSLMGLFFKGLRRAENNLPNQCPFLRNTSYFIRHLELDACELPPYLPEYNFTFTGRFYANKLLGLEVLITGGFCEARQDCTGQRGTEL from the exons ATGAAGTGCTCCCTTAGAGGAAAAGTGTTGGCGGCCGTCGAGTGCCGCCAGGAGTCTCGGCAAGCCCTCGCACTGACCCTCACCACCCAAGAGCTAGAGGCGACAGTTAATATTGTGGGCGTGTTCGAGCTCCGGCTCTCAATTTACGGCCAGCTGAAGACAGTTACAACGAAAAACATCCGCCTGGAGCTGTGCCATCTACGGGAACAGAGGGGCAAGAAATCCCTAATGGGTCTCTTCTTCAAGGGCCTGCGTCGAGCCGAGAACAACCTGCCGAACCAGTGTCCCTTCCTCAGG AACACCAGCTACTTCATTCGACACTTGGAGTTGGACGCTTGCGAGCTGCCACCCTATTTGCCCGAGTACAACTTTACCTTCACGGGCAGATTCTACGCGAACAAATTACTCGGACTAGAGGTCCTGATTACGGGAGGCTTCTGCGAAGCTCGGCAGGATTGCACGGGACAGAGAGGAACAGAGCTGTAA